A single window of Lentilitoribacter sp. Alg239-R112 DNA harbors:
- a CDS encoding SH3 domain-containing protein, translating to MTTKTRLFSFVFSLTLGLVTLLLPFDSTAQSTTKGASGLPIPRFVSLKAKRVNMRVGPGQNYRVSWLYTRAGIPMEIVQEYDNWRRVRDLDGTEGWVFHSLLSGERSAVAAPWMRTKVEASHINVYKKATQNSTISAKLEPGVVTKIEQCTGDWCEIRVENIQGWVSQSELWGAYPGEAFK from the coding sequence ATGACAACAAAAACTCGTTTATTCAGCTTCGTTTTTTCTTTAACCCTCGGGTTGGTAACATTATTATTGCCTTTTGATAGCACAGCGCAAAGCACAACTAAAGGTGCAAGCGGCTTACCAATACCGCGTTTTGTTAGCTTAAAAGCAAAGCGCGTGAATATGCGCGTTGGCCCAGGTCAAAATTACAGGGTATCTTGGCTTTACACAAGAGCGGGTATCCCGATGGAAATTGTGCAAGAATATGATAATTGGCGACGTGTACGAGATCTCGACGGAACTGAGGGATGGGTTTTTCACTCACTATTGAGCGGTGAAAGAAGTGCTGTCGCTGCGCCTTGGATGAGAACCAAGGTAGAAGCATCACATATCAACGTATACAAGAAAGCCACCCAAAACAGTACTATATCTGCAAAGCTTGAGCCTGGTGTTGTTACAAAAATCGAACAATGTACCGGAGATTGGTGCGAAATACGTGTTGAAAATATACAAGGATGGGTTTCGCAAAGCGAACTTTGGGGCGCTTATCCTGGCGAAGCGTTTAAATAA
- the irrA gene encoding iron response transcriptional regulator IrrA has translation MLEDAKLDISEVDCEQNRASADRLRAVGLRPTRQRVALAQLVFERGDRHLTAEALQDDALKSGVSCSLATIYNTLHQFTDAGMLRVLSLDSNKTYFDTNVSDHHHFIVEGSEEVFDIETDELSVTGLPDIPEGMEIANVDVIVRLRPKK, from the coding sequence ATGCTTGAAGATGCAAAATTAGATATTTCTGAAGTAGATTGTGAGCAAAATCGTGCTTCAGCAGATCGATTGCGTGCAGTTGGTTTAAGACCAACCCGCCAGCGTGTTGCACTTGCCCAACTTGTTTTTGAACGTGGTGATCGTCACTTGACCGCCGAAGCCTTGCAAGATGATGCGCTAAAAAGCGGTGTGTCTTGTTCGTTAGCAACGATTTATAACACGCTGCATCAGTTTACGGATGCTGGTATGCTGCGTGTTTTATCTCTTGATTCCAATAAAACATATTTTGATACAAATGTTTCTGATCATCATCATTTTATTGTTGAAGGTTCGGAAGAGGTTTTTGATATTGAAACGGACGAGTTGAGTGTAACTGGTTTACCAGACATTCCTGAGGGAATGGAAATTGCCAATGTAGATGTAATTGTCCGGCTTCGCCCGAAAAAATAA
- the fabA gene encoding 3-hydroxyacyl-[acyl-carrier-protein] dehydratase FabA, with protein MTEDRQSSFTYEEILTCSHGKMFGEGNAQLPLPPMLMVNRITEISETGGEHGKGVIRAEFDINPDLWFFPCHFEGDPVMPGCLGLDALWQLTGFYLGWLGEPGKGRAISTGEVKFKGMVTPETKVVEYGIDFKRVMRGRLVLGIADGWVKADGEVAFLAKDLRVGLFQDNK; from the coding sequence TTGACTGAAGATCGGCAATCGAGTTTTACGTATGAAGAAATTCTAACCTGTAGCCACGGCAAAATGTTTGGCGAGGGAAATGCACAATTACCTTTGCCACCAATGTTGATGGTCAATCGCATCACAGAAATTTCTGAAACTGGTGGTGAGCATGGCAAAGGTGTCATCCGCGCTGAGTTTGATATCAATCCGGACCTTTGGTTTTTTCCTTGTCACTTTGAAGGTGATCCGGTGATGCCAGGCTGCTTGGGACTTGATGCGCTATGGCAATTGACGGGTTTTTATTTAGGCTGGCTAGGCGAGCCTGGCAAAGGTCGCGCGATATCAACTGGCGAAGTTAAATTTAAAGGCATGGTCACACCGGAAACAAAAGTCGTCGAATATGGAATCGACTTTAAACGCGTTATGCGTGGCCGCCTTGTACTTGGTATTGCTGATGGTTGGGTAAAGGCAGATGGTGAAGTTGCTTTCCTTGCAAAAGATTTACGCGTTGGCCTCTTTCAGGACAACAAATAA
- the fabB gene encoding beta-ketoacyl-ACP synthase I: protein MRRVVVTGMGIISSIGTGKDEVRESLRDAKSGITFSESFSEKGFRSRAWGEPNLADPAPLVDRRAMRFLSRAGAWSHLAMQEAIDDSGLEQSDITNVRTGIVAGSGGADTDTVYQSALTTVEKGSPKRIGPFAVPKAMSSTTSATLATWFKIHGVNYSISSACSTSAHCIGNAAELIQWGKQDVVFAGGHEDLHWTMSNLFDAMGAMSSKHNDNASKASRAYDANRDGFVIAGGAGMVVLEELEHAKARGAKIYGEIVGYGATSDGFDMVAPSGEGAVRSMKMALSTVDNPVDYINTHGTSTGVGDIKEIGAIKEVFGDNVPHIQSTKSLTGHSLGATGVQEAIYSLLMMNAGFIGESAHIEELDPEFEGMPIVRKRIDDAKFDTAISNSFGFGGTNATLAFQRYNG, encoded by the coding sequence ATGAGACGAGTTGTTGTAACAGGTATGGGGATTATATCCTCCATTGGTACAGGTAAAGACGAAGTTCGCGAATCGCTCCGCGATGCAAAATCCGGCATTACATTCTCCGAGAGCTTTTCTGAAAAAGGCTTCCGCAGCCGCGCTTGGGGTGAACCTAATCTGGCTGATCCGGCACCGCTAGTTGACCGTCGCGCCATGAGATTTTTATCTCGTGCTGGCGCTTGGAGCCATCTTGCAATGCAAGAAGCTATCGACGATTCCGGCCTCGAACAATCCGACATTACAAATGTGCGTACAGGAATTGTTGCAGGTTCCGGTGGTGCAGATACCGATACGGTTTACCAGTCAGCACTTACAACCGTCGAAAAAGGCAGCCCAAAACGCATTGGACCATTTGCAGTTCCAAAAGCCATGAGTTCAACGACATCAGCCACACTTGCCACGTGGTTTAAGATCCACGGTGTAAACTATTCCATTTCATCAGCCTGTTCGACATCCGCGCACTGTATTGGCAATGCAGCCGAACTTATTCAATGGGGCAAGCAGGACGTTGTATTTGCAGGTGGACACGAAGACCTACATTGGACAATGTCCAATCTGTTTGACGCTATGGGTGCGATGTCATCGAAACATAATGACAATGCTTCAAAAGCATCGCGCGCTTATGATGCTAATCGTGATGGGTTTGTTATTGCCGGCGGTGCAGGCATGGTGGTTCTTGAAGAATTGGAGCATGCTAAAGCTCGTGGCGCTAAAATCTATGGTGAGATCGTTGGTTATGGCGCAACGTCTGATGGTTTCGACATGGTTGCCCCATCTGGAGAAGGTGCCGTACGTTCTATGAAGATGGCGCTATCGACCGTTGATAATCCGGTCGATTATATCAACACGCATGGCACATCAACAGGCGTTGGTGACATCAAGGAAATCGGTGCTATCAAAGAAGTATTTGGCGATAATGTCCCACATATTCAGTCAACAAAATCTTTGACTGGTCACTCACTGGGTGCAACAGGCGTACAAGAAGCTATTTATTCATTGCTCATGATGAATGCAGGCTTCATTGGCGAAAGCGCGCATATCGAAGAGCTTGATCCAGAGTTTGAGGGCATGCCAATCGTTCGTAAACGTATTGATGATGCTAAATTTGATACCGCTATTTCCAATTCATTTGGCTTTGGTGGTACAAACGCAACGTTAGCATTCCAGCGCTATAACGGTTAA
- the fabI gene encoding enoyl-ACP reductase FabI has product MIDMKGKRGLIMGVANDHSIAWGIAKALRDAGAELAFTYQGEAFGKRVKPLAESVDSDILLPCDVEDLETVDAVFDTLKDKWGSIDFIVHAIGFSDRNELKGLYADTSRENFSKTMVISCFSFTEVAKRAADMMNDGGSMITLTYAGSTRVMPNYNVMGVAKAALEASVRYLASDYGPRGIRVNAISAGPVRTLAGAGIGDARAMYTWQQKNAPLRRSIDINHVGQSALYLLSDMSYGVTGEVHMVDSGYHVTSMPTLDTLNELDSK; this is encoded by the coding sequence ATGATTGATATGAAAGGTAAACGCGGCCTTATTATGGGCGTTGCAAACGATCATTCGATCGCTTGGGGAATAGCAAAAGCACTGCGTGACGCAGGTGCTGAACTTGCTTTTACCTACCAAGGCGAAGCGTTTGGAAAACGTGTTAAACCACTTGCTGAATCCGTCGACTCTGACATTCTTCTTCCGTGTGATGTCGAAGATTTAGAAACTGTTGATGCTGTTTTTGACACACTCAAAGATAAATGGGGCAGCATTGATTTCATTGTTCACGCAATTGGATTTTCCGACCGCAATGAACTTAAGGGGCTTTACGCAGATACAAGTCGCGAGAATTTTTCCAAAACAATGGTCATTTCTTGCTTCTCATTTACTGAAGTTGCAAAACGTGCGGCAGACATGATGAATGATGGCGGATCGATGATCACCCTGACCTATGCCGGTTCAACCCGCGTTATGCCGAACTATAACGTTATGGGTGTCGCAAAAGCTGCCCTTGAGGCGAGCGTTCGCTACCTTGCATCAGATTATGGTCCGCGTGGCATTCGTGTAAATGCAATCTCTGCCGGTCCTGTTCGCACACTCGCCGGCGCCGGAATTGGCGATGCTCGTGCAATGTACACTTGGCAGCAAAAAAACGCACCGCTTCGACGTTCAATTGACATCAATCATGTGGGGCAATCGGCGCTCTATCTGCTGTCAGATATGTCCTATGGTGTCACAGGTGAAGTACATATGGTCGATTCCGGCTATCACGTCACATCAATGCCAACGCTTGATACATTAAACGAGCTGGATTCGAAATAA
- a CDS encoding alpha/beta fold hydrolase → MNKISNIILLLVLSWFAISSVRADDNLVSSREISFKIGAQSLVGTLVLPTNIKKPPIVLILSGMSGLRNGPPIRGMNSAVFEVLSHTWAMRGIASLRVSTRGRGGSEGDFRNMTLERRTEEALEAVDWIVAQDTFDASSISVLGHSQGALIAASVAKRNDICPLKSVILWAPQIDALRTYRRAMGDTIFQQGLSAKPREVVKWRSASGKVRAFRSDFYKTLSNFHAGEDLKNFPGRVLIVTGQRDRTSPTGSAKVFNSFVRNLTFMEFDVGHRMGASLGLQEFNEVSEATLNWLDTNH, encoded by the coding sequence ATGAACAAAATCAGTAACATCATTTTGTTGTTGGTTTTAAGCTGGTTCGCAATTTCTAGCGTCAGAGCTGATGATAATTTAGTCTCATCAAGAGAGATATCATTCAAAATAGGAGCTCAAAGTTTGGTTGGTACATTAGTCCTGCCGACTAATATTAAAAAACCACCAATTGTTCTCATTCTGAGTGGCATGAGCGGCCTTCGCAATGGTCCACCTATTCGCGGCATGAATAGCGCTGTGTTTGAAGTACTTTCACATACTTGGGCAATGAGGGGTATTGCAAGCTTGCGAGTTAGCACGCGAGGTCGTGGCGGTTCGGAAGGTGATTTTCGAAATATGACGCTTGAAAGGCGAACAGAAGAAGCGCTTGAAGCAGTGGATTGGATTGTTGCTCAAGACACTTTTGATGCTTCGTCAATAAGCGTATTGGGTCATAGTCAGGGCGCCTTGATTGCCGCTTCTGTTGCTAAAAGAAATGATATATGCCCATTGAAATCCGTTATACTGTGGGCACCCCAAATCGATGCACTTCGTACCTATCGACGCGCTATGGGCGATACGATCTTTCAGCAAGGTTTGAGCGCAAAACCAAGGGAAGTTGTCAAATGGCGAAGTGCAAGCGGTAAAGTAAGAGCTTTTCGATCTGACTTTTATAAAACACTCTCAAATTTTCATGCTGGCGAGGATCTAAAAAATTTTCCTGGCCGCGTTTTGATCGTTACAGGTCAGAGGGATCGTACATCTCCAACGGGCAGTGCAAAGGTGTTCAACAGCTTTGTCAGAAACCTCACATTTATGGAGTTTGATGTTGGCCATAGAATGGGAGCATCACTAGGTCTGCAAGAATTTAACGAAGTATCAGAAGCAACTCTGAATTGGCTCGATACAAATCACTAA
- the ppk2 gene encoding polyphosphate kinase 2, with translation MDKQVDESFGATGHVDVEVQPKKEGIISSQDLKSKKLQRPRTQAEIRRMFENGEYPYTRKMKAATYEKQKAELQLELLKAQDWIKATGQKVVLLFEGRDAAGKGGTIKRFMEHLNPRGARVIALDKPSEREKSQWYFQRYINHLPAGGEMVLFDRSWYNRGGVERVMNFCTPNEYLEFMRQAPELERMMVRSGILLFKYWFSVTQDEQIKRFKSRELEPLKQWKLSPIDRMSLNKWDDYTEAKEAMFFYTDTADAPWTIVKSNDKKRARLNCMRHFLASLPYPGKDTRIISHPDPLIVGSSGDVIGRSEHILGKTMHPERKRER, from the coding sequence ATGGACAAACAGGTAGATGAAAGTTTTGGAGCAACAGGTCATGTTGATGTCGAGGTGCAACCTAAAAAGGAGGGAATTATTTCCTCTCAGGATCTAAAATCAAAAAAACTGCAGCGTCCGCGAACTCAAGCCGAAATCCGTCGGATGTTTGAAAATGGCGAATATCCCTATACACGGAAAATGAAAGCTGCCACCTATGAGAAGCAAAAAGCAGAACTTCAACTTGAATTATTGAAAGCTCAAGATTGGATTAAGGCGACGGGACAGAAGGTTGTTCTACTTTTTGAGGGCAGAGATGCTGCTGGAAAAGGCGGAACGATTAAACGCTTTATGGAGCACCTCAATCCTCGCGGTGCACGTGTTATTGCGCTCGACAAACCTTCTGAACGCGAGAAATCCCAATGGTACTTTCAGCGTTACATTAATCACTTGCCCGCAGGTGGTGAAATGGTGTTGTTCGATCGGTCTTGGTATAATCGTGGTGGCGTTGAACGGGTTATGAACTTTTGTACTCCGAATGAGTATCTTGAATTTATGCGCCAAGCACCTGAACTTGAACGTATGATGGTCAGGTCTGGAATATTACTTTTCAAATACTGGTTTTCAGTGACCCAAGACGAACAGATAAAACGCTTTAAATCGCGCGAACTCGAACCATTGAAACAATGGAAACTATCCCCTATCGACCGTATGTCTTTGAACAAATGGGATGATTACACAGAAGCTAAAGAGGCTATGTTCTTTTATACGGACACCGCAGATGCACCGTGGACAATTGTTAAATCCAATGACAAAAAACGTGCGCGCCTCAACTGTATGCGGCACTTTCTAGCCTCGCTGCCATATCCCGGCAAAGATACAAGAATAATCAGCCATCCCGACCCATTAATTGTGGGATCGAGCGGGGACGTTATAGGCAGAAGTGAACATATTCTCGGCAAAACTATGCATCCGGAACGGAAACGAGAGAGATAG
- a CDS encoding DUF465 domain-containing protein has product MSHVPHELAEEFPTQTDKIHELKIGNAHFAKLADQYHEINREIHRLETGIEPASELRETQLRKERMTLKDMISTMLSAS; this is encoded by the coding sequence ATGTCTCACGTACCACATGAACTCGCAGAAGAATTCCCTACCCAAACGGATAAAATTCATGAACTAAAAATTGGGAACGCCCATTTCGCGAAACTGGCTGATCAATATCATGAGATTAATCGGGAAATACATCGTCTTGAAACAGGTATAGAGCCAGCTTCTGAATTACGAGAAACCCAATTGCGTAAGGAACGCATGACACTCAAAGATATGATTTCCACCATGCTCTCGGCATCCTGA
- the pnp gene encoding polyribonucleotide nucleotidyltransferase, translating into MFDSHKVEIEWGGRPLILETGKVARQADGAVMATYGETVVLATVVSAKSAKPGQDFFPLTVNYQEKTFAAGKIPGGFFKREGRPSENETLTCRLIDRPIRPLFPDGYKNETQIILTVVQHDMENNPDVLAMVAASAALTISGVPFMGPIGGARVGYINGEYVLNPHIDEMEETDLDLMVAGTQDAVLMVESEAKELAEDVMLGAVMFGQKGFQPVIDAIIKLAEAAAKEPREFIPEDHSELEAKIIKIADEGLRAAYKISDKAARYDAIDAVKATVKEELAPAEGEEPEYTPEQIGAVFKSAQATVVRGDILETKTRIDGRDLSTVRAINSEVGVLPRTHGSSVFTRGETQALVVATLGTAEDEQFVDGLTGTTKSKFMLHYNFPPYSVGEAGRIGSPGRREIGHGKLAWRAINPMMPSAEQFPYTIRVVSEITESNGSSSMATVCGTSLALMDAGVPLQKPVAGIAMGLIKEGADFAVLSDILGDEDHLGDMDFKVAGTEAGITSLQMDIKIDGITEEIMQIALGQAKDGRLHILGEMANALTESREQLGEFAPRIEMMNIAVDKIRDVIGAGGKIIREICEKTGAKINIEDDGTIRIASSSGKEIEAAKKWIHSIVDEPEVGVIYEGTVVKVADFGAFVNFFGPRDGLVHISQLAAERVAKTSDVVKEGQKVFVKLMGFDERKKVRLSMKVVNQETGEEIKPEE; encoded by the coding sequence ATGTTCGATTCCCACAAAGTGGAAATAGAGTGGGGCGGTCGCCCTCTCATCTTAGAAACAGGTAAAGTTGCACGTCAGGCTGATGGTGCAGTTATGGCTACTTACGGCGAAACAGTTGTTCTTGCGACAGTCGTGTCTGCAAAGAGCGCGAAGCCAGGTCAGGATTTTTTCCCGCTGACTGTAAACTATCAGGAAAAAACATTTGCTGCTGGTAAAATTCCAGGTGGTTTTTTCAAGCGCGAAGGTCGTCCGAGTGAAAACGAAACGCTGACATGTCGTTTGATCGACCGTCCGATCCGTCCGCTTTTCCCAGATGGCTACAAGAATGAAACACAAATCATTCTAACAGTTGTTCAACACGACATGGAAAATAACCCAGACGTATTGGCAATGGTTGCAGCTTCTGCAGCTCTTACAATTTCTGGCGTCCCTTTCATGGGCCCAATTGGTGGCGCGCGCGTTGGTTATATCAACGGCGAATACGTTCTAAACCCGCACATTGACGAGATGGAAGAAACTGATCTTGATCTTATGGTTGCAGGTACTCAAGATGCTGTATTAATGGTTGAATCAGAAGCTAAAGAACTAGCTGAAGATGTCATGCTTGGCGCTGTGATGTTCGGTCAAAAAGGCTTCCAGCCTGTAATTGATGCAATCATCAAACTAGCTGAAGCTGCAGCAAAAGAGCCTCGTGAATTTATTCCTGAAGATCATTCTGAACTTGAAGCAAAAATCATCAAGATTGCTGATGAGGGTCTTCGTGCTGCTTATAAAATCTCTGATAAAGCTGCACGTTATGATGCAATTGATGCGGTCAAAGCAACTGTCAAAGAAGAACTTGCACCTGCAGAGGGTGAAGAGCCAGAATACACACCAGAACAAATTGGTGCTGTGTTTAAATCGGCTCAAGCTACTGTTGTTCGTGGTGACATTCTTGAAACGAAAACGCGGATTGATGGTCGTGACCTTTCAACAGTTCGTGCGATTAATTCAGAAGTTGGTGTCTTGCCACGTACTCACGGCTCTTCCGTGTTCACGCGTGGTGAAACGCAAGCCCTTGTCGTTGCAACGCTGGGTACTGCAGAAGATGAGCAGTTTGTTGATGGCCTAACAGGTACAACAAAATCTAAATTCATGTTGCATTATAACTTCCCTCCATATTCTGTTGGTGAAGCTGGTCGTATTGGCTCCCCTGGTCGTCGTGAAATTGGTCATGGTAAATTGGCCTGGCGTGCGATTAACCCAATGATGCCATCTGCTGAACAGTTCCCTTACACAATTCGTGTTGTGTCTGAAATCACTGAATCAAATGGCTCGTCTTCAATGGCTACCGTTTGTGGTACATCATTGGCGCTTATGGATGCTGGTGTTCCATTGCAAAAACCTGTTGCTGGTATCGCAATGGGCTTGATTAAAGAAGGCGCCGACTTTGCTGTTCTCTCAGACATCTTGGGTGATGAAGATCACCTGGGTGATATGGACTTTAAAGTTGCTGGTACAGAAGCTGGTATCACATCGCTTCAAATGGATATCAAAATTGATGGCATCACAGAAGAGATCATGCAGATTGCGCTTGGTCAGGCGAAAGATGGTCGTTTACACATCCTTGGCGAAATGGCCAATGCATTGACTGAGAGCCGTGAGCAGCTTGGTGAATTTGCACCGCGCATTGAAATGATGAACATTGCAGTTGATAAAATTCGCGATGTTATCGGCGCCGGCGGCAAAATCATTCGTGAGATTTGCGAAAAAACGGGTGCGAAAATCAACATCGAAGATGATGGTACAATTCGCATTGCATCCTCATCAGGTAAAGAGATTGAAGCTGCAAAAAAATGGATCCACTCAATCGTTGATGAGCCAGAAGTTGGCGTAATCTACGAAGGTACTGTTGTTAAAGTTGCTGACTTTGGTGCGTTCGTAAACTTCTTTGGGCCACGTGATGGTTTGGTACACATCTCTCAGCTTGCTGCAGAGCGTGTTGCTAAAACATCTGACGTTGTTAAAGAAGGTCAAAAAGTTTTCGTTAAGTTGATGGGCTTTGATGAGCGTAAAAAAGTTCGCTTATCTATGAAAGTTGTTAATCAGGAAACTGGCGAAGAAATCAAACCTGAAGAATAG
- the rpsO gene encoding 30S ribosomal protein S15, translated as MSITPERKAELIAKFATKAGDTGSPEVQVAVLTERILNLTEHFKEHKKDNHSRRGLLALVSTRRSLLDYLKKKDEARYQNLIKELGLRR; from the coding sequence ATGTCGATTACGCCTGAACGTAAGGCTGAACTTATTGCTAAATTTGCTACTAAAGCGGGCGATACAGGTTCACCAGAAGTGCAAGTTGCGGTTCTTACAGAACGTATCTTGAACCTTACAGAACACTTCAAAGAGCACAAAAAAGACAACCATTCACGTCGTGGTCTTTTGGCTTTGGTTTCAACACGCCGTTCGCTTCTTGATTACCTCAAGAAAAAAGACGAAGCGCGTTACCAAAATCTTATTAAAGAACTTGGCCTACGTCGCTAA
- the truB gene encoding tRNA pseudouridine(55) synthase TruB → MARQRKKKGRPVSGWIILDKPYDFGSTEAVSKIKWLFKAQKAGHAGTLDPLASGMLPLALGEATKTVPYVMDGRKIYQFTVTWGEQRSTDDLEGEVLDTSDQRPTIEEIEEILPNYIGEIMQVPPQFSAIKIAGERAYDKARSGEDVDIPEREVIIHRLTLIDGSDQNKATFEVECGKGTYVRALARDFGQDLDCFGYVSNLRRTCVMPFGEDQMIPLSELTALEEIEDDAERLAHLDGYLIDTGEALSSLPHIVVTDQQALRIRSGNPVLLRGHNAPVEEDEAYATERGQLVAIGQITCGEFRPKRVFNNT, encoded by the coding sequence GTGGCACGACAGCGAAAGAAAAAAGGTCGTCCGGTTTCAGGTTGGATTATCTTAGACAAACCCTACGACTTTGGTTCAACAGAAGCCGTTTCAAAAATAAAATGGCTCTTCAAAGCCCAAAAAGCCGGCCATGCCGGAACGCTTGATCCGCTTGCATCAGGTATGCTGCCGCTTGCACTTGGTGAGGCAACAAAAACTGTTCCTTATGTGATGGATGGGCGTAAAATTTACCAATTTACTGTGACTTGGGGTGAGCAGCGTTCGACTGATGATTTGGAAGGTGAGGTTTTAGACACCTCTGACCAGAGGCCAACAATCGAAGAGATCGAAGAGATTTTGCCGAACTATATTGGTGAAATCATGCAGGTGCCGCCACAATTTTCTGCCATTAAGATTGCTGGTGAACGCGCTTATGACAAAGCGCGTAGCGGTGAGGATGTCGATATTCCTGAACGCGAAGTCATTATACACCGACTTACTCTGATCGATGGTTCAGATCAAAACAAAGCCACATTTGAAGTTGAATGCGGCAAAGGAACATATGTTCGGGCACTTGCACGTGATTTTGGTCAAGACTTGGATTGTTTTGGTTATGTATCAAACTTGCGCCGTACATGTGTAATGCCGTTTGGTGAAGATCAGATGATCCCGTTATCTGAGCTAACGGCACTTGAAGAGATTGAAGATGATGCCGAGCGCTTGGCACATCTTGATGGCTACCTTATTGATACAGGCGAAGCGCTTTCATCTTTACCGCATATTGTTGTTACTGATCAACAAGCCTTGCGCATAAGAAGCGGCAATCCAGTTCTCCTACGCGGTCATAATGCTCCTGTTGAAGAAGATGAAGCTTATGCCACCGAAAGGGGTCAGCTGGTCGCAATTGGACAGATCACTTGTGGCGAATTTAGGCCTAAACGCGTATTCAATAATACATAG
- the rbfA gene encoding 30S ribosome-binding factor RbfA, which produces MVKATTSAPSQRMLRVGEMVRAAVTKILQRDEIRDPDVEGVVITVSEVRMSPDLKIANAYVKALGQDDQKNVLKGLNRSAKFVRKRLGPELSHMKYMPEVRFRDDTSFDNYNRIDQLLSRPEVLRDLEQPDIDEPSNDGQPDDNEA; this is translated from the coding sequence ATGGTAAAAGCAACAACGTCAGCGCCATCGCAACGCATGTTACGCGTTGGTGAGATGGTAAGGGCTGCGGTCACTAAAATCCTGCAGCGCGATGAAATTCGCGATCCGGATGTAGAGGGTGTGGTGATTACCGTGTCCGAAGTTCGCATGTCACCGGATCTAAAGATTGCAAATGCCTATGTAAAAGCACTTGGCCAAGATGATCAGAAAAACGTACTTAAAGGGCTAAATCGCAGTGCTAAATTCGTTCGCAAACGTTTAGGACCGGAGCTCAGTCATATGAAATATATGCCTGAGGTTAGATTTCGCGATGACACGAGTTTTGATAATTATAACCGTATTGATCAGCTGTTAAGTCGGCCGGAAGTTTTGCGCGATTTGGAGCAACCTGATATTGATGAGCCGTCTAATGATGGTCAGCCCGATGATAATGAGGCATAA